A stretch of Candidatus Hydrogenedentota bacterium DNA encodes these proteins:
- a CDS encoding glycoside hydrolase family 2 TIM barrel-domain containing protein, with the protein MSDTTRVRFSLDGAWRLTLDPADRGRKDRWFERGDAPDSMEVQVPSVWDLWVPDYDGVGWYYRAFEWEAVPPGRMVELQFEAADYFAEVWLNGVALGAHEGGYTPFAFPVTDALRAGTNHLWVRIVDPHGPEGYGPFRPRQIPSSKEGGYWSFAGIWGPVCLESKPVAHIQDVFIEPDIRRKRITVTVQTSEPGIVRLAIEGTPYGAEIQPGRHAVDFPEFAMWSPDSPKLYTLRCELLKSGAVSDRLDVRFGMREFTVKDNRFFLNNRPIFVKGVLHQPDYPRTIAAPVDAAMARRELELAKKAGFNLVRLHIKTPPRITLDLCDEIGLLAYEEPPIGWIEKSQYMKDRCEREVREMILRDRNHPSIVIWGMLNETGNAGYITNGGAQTIKDDLCRLARSLDPSRIVVDDSGGVNASREPARFMLPYREELEPYDDLHIYQRAPVDRDIELYYAYSGDPNRLYFLSEFGFGGMEDLVGTLEQYGEDRTRLKDARFIQAMLDAARDGFAERNLDRVFGDFAGFMAAARDLQCDAAQMHVDACRMNPKLAGYCYTQLCDAGHEFCAGVLDRWRRPKPVFETFSAIQSKLRPLISIPRTNLVPREEVPVTLIMANEDQLEGKVDLSLQVVGPTNQVLWKKKRSLKLPRHGRELWEGSVGASGSPGIHRFIVRIMQGMKCLAENGMDLHVFDPVESSGIEVHILDPQEIWTKRCAVLATPGTVQAPLHVIPPLANTIRAYPDNDLAQILAQVKGGAVALFFAPPDDWNDLADRIDPGLRATNKDAVGAFLGMYHYVKLHPVFEGLPARGLMRQPYRNVVAPKTFVETGDEDIAGTFDTTPIAAGQYMMGETRWWGSDILVRRHGAGRVVFTHLRILENLGADPVADRLFVNLIRHFARRSVPSAGIVPLDQKAVEWMRRERNEATRRWMVIGPFPNWGGKGHATPYPPEETIDFDAIYPGWYAPVTWKAWHARRDDGFVVDLQQAFTPVYEYYPRFDNGTGYAYSEFFSDKRDTATVRIGLQDATKIWVNGRLIHESTDQIPHDQFKSAKASCAVKQGRNTVLVKVSKIPGPFKFSFDLAFDGNTPPQIKWWR; encoded by the coding sequence ATGTCCGACACGACACGAGTACGTTTTTCACTGGACGGCGCATGGCGCCTAACGCTCGATCCCGCGGATCGCGGCCGGAAGGATCGTTGGTTCGAACGGGGCGACGCGCCGGACTCCATGGAGGTCCAAGTTCCGTCCGTTTGGGACTTGTGGGTTCCGGACTATGACGGCGTTGGCTGGTATTATCGCGCTTTTGAATGGGAAGCCGTCCCCCCCGGCCGCATGGTCGAACTGCAATTCGAGGCAGCCGACTACTTTGCGGAAGTCTGGTTGAACGGCGTCGCGCTTGGCGCGCACGAGGGCGGCTATACCCCCTTTGCGTTCCCGGTAACGGACGCGTTACGCGCCGGAACCAATCATCTCTGGGTGCGAATTGTGGACCCGCACGGGCCGGAGGGTTACGGGCCGTTCCGTCCCAGACAAATCCCCTCGTCGAAGGAAGGCGGCTATTGGTCCTTCGCGGGGATTTGGGGTCCGGTCTGTCTCGAATCAAAACCCGTCGCGCATATACAGGATGTATTCATCGAACCGGACATTCGCCGCAAACGCATCACGGTCACGGTTCAGACTTCGGAACCGGGGATTGTTCGCCTGGCCATCGAGGGGACCCCTTATGGCGCGGAAATCCAACCGGGCCGCCATGCGGTTGATTTCCCCGAATTCGCGATGTGGTCGCCGGACTCGCCGAAATTGTATACGCTCCGGTGCGAATTGCTGAAAAGCGGCGCCGTCTCGGACCGGTTGGACGTTCGTTTCGGCATGCGTGAATTTACCGTCAAGGACAACCGTTTCTTTCTCAACAACCGGCCGATCTTCGTCAAGGGGGTGTTGCATCAACCGGACTATCCGCGAACGATCGCCGCGCCCGTGGACGCGGCCATGGCCCGCCGCGAACTGGAATTGGCGAAGAAAGCCGGGTTCAATCTCGTTCGCCTTCACATCAAAACGCCGCCACGGATTACGCTCGACCTTTGCGACGAAATCGGCCTGCTGGCTTACGAGGAACCCCCCATCGGATGGATCGAAAAGTCGCAATACATGAAAGATCGATGCGAACGCGAAGTGCGCGAAATGATTCTCCGCGATCGCAACCATCCGAGCATCGTGATTTGGGGCATGCTCAACGAAACGGGCAACGCGGGATACATCACAAACGGCGGTGCGCAAACCATCAAGGATGATCTGTGCCGGCTGGCCCGATCGCTGGATCCAAGCCGGATCGTCGTTGACGACAGCGGCGGCGTGAACGCCTCGCGGGAACCGGCGCGGTTCATGCTCCCGTACCGCGAAGAACTCGAACCCTATGACGACCTGCACATTTACCAGCGCGCGCCCGTGGATCGCGACATCGAACTTTACTACGCGTACAGCGGCGATCCGAACCGGTTGTACTTTCTTTCCGAATTTGGATTCGGCGGCATGGAGGATCTTGTTGGCACGCTGGAACAATATGGAGAAGACCGGACGCGCCTGAAGGATGCGCGCTTCATCCAGGCGATGCTCGATGCGGCCCGGGATGGTTTCGCCGAACGCAATCTCGACCGCGTGTTCGGGGATTTTGCGGGTTTCATGGCCGCCGCGCGCGATCTACAATGCGATGCCGCGCAGATGCACGTGGACGCCTGCCGCATGAATCCAAAACTGGCTGGATACTGTTATACGCAGTTGTGCGACGCGGGCCACGAATTTTGCGCGGGTGTGCTTGATCGTTGGCGACGTCCCAAGCCGGTTTTCGAAACGTTTTCGGCCATTCAATCCAAATTGCGCCCCCTGATCAGCATACCGCGCACCAACCTCGTTCCCCGCGAGGAAGTCCCCGTTACCCTGATCATGGCCAACGAGGATCAACTGGAGGGCAAGGTGGATCTGTCGCTCCAGGTCGTCGGGCCGACCAACCAGGTCTTGTGGAAGAAAAAACGATCCCTGAAACTTCCTCGCCACGGCAGGGAGTTATGGGAGGGATCCGTCGGCGCCTCGGGATCGCCGGGCATTCACCGGTTCATCGTCCGCATCATGCAGGGCATGAAATGCCTTGCCGAGAACGGCATGGATCTGCATGTTTTCGATCCCGTCGAATCTTCCGGCATCGAGGTTCATATTCTCGACCCGCAGGAAATATGGACAAAACGCTGCGCCGTGCTGGCCACGCCCGGAACCGTTCAGGCGCCCCTGCACGTTATCCCGCCGCTGGCCAACACGATTCGGGCCTACCCCGACAACGATTTGGCCCAAATCCTCGCGCAAGTCAAGGGTGGCGCGGTGGCCTTATTCTTCGCGCCGCCGGACGACTGGAACGACCTCGCGGACCGCATCGATCCCGGCCTGCGGGCGACGAACAAGGACGCGGTGGGCGCGTTCCTCGGCATGTATCATTATGTGAAACTCCATCCGGTATTCGAGGGATTGCCGGCACGGGGACTCATGCGCCAGCCGTACCGAAACGTCGTCGCGCCGAAGACCTTTGTCGAAACCGGCGACGAGGACATCGCCGGCACGTTCGACACAACCCCCATCGCCGCAGGCCAGTACATGATGGGGGAAACGCGCTGGTGGGGCAGCGACATCCTGGTGCGCCGCCACGGCGCGGGACGCGTCGTCTTCACCCACTTGCGGATACTGGAAAACCTCGGCGCGGACCCTGTCGCGGATCGGCTGTTTGTCAATCTAATCCGGCATTTTGCCCGGCGGTCCGTGCCGTCAGCCGGCATCGTCCCGCTTGATCAAAAGGCGGTCGAATGGATGCGCCGCGAACGCAACGAGGCCACGCGCCGCTGGATGGTCATCGGGCCGTTTCCGAATTGGGGCGGCAAAGGACATGCGACACCCTATCCCCCGGAAGAAACCATTGATTTCGACGCGATCTATCCCGGCTGGTACGCCCCCGTGACCTGGAAGGCGTGGCATGCCCGGCGCGACGACGGCTTCGTTGTTGACTTGCAGCAGGCTTTCACGCCCGTATACGAGTATTATCCCCGTTTCGATAATGGGACAGGCTATGCCTATTCCGAATTCTTCAGCGACAAGCGTGACACCGCCACGGTCCGCATCGGTCTGCAGGATGCGACCAAAATATGGGTGAACGGGCGCCTCATCCACGAAAGCACGGATCAGATCCCCCACGATCAATTCAAATCCGCCAAGGCCTCGTGCGCCGTCAAGCAAGGCCGGAACACCGTCCTCGTCAAAGTGTCCAAGATCCCCGGCCCCTTCAAGTTTTCCTTCGACCTTGCATTCGATGGAAACACGCCGCCCCAAATCAAATGGTGGCGGTAA